The DNA segment CTGTCAAATTACAAATCAACTAAGAAACTGGTCCATGGCCTTTTCAGACTTTTCAAAGAAAACACAATCATTGAATCATTACAAGACCTCTCACacctaaaaaaaatcaaactttgagatcaaagagAGATGAGTCAGACCTGACAAATATCGCATTTGGGTatggaagaggaagagacaGAGAGAGGCACTCTCTGGTGTTTCCCGGCGAGTTTATTAGCGGTGTGAACTTTCTCATCGCAAGCCAAACACAACGCAGCTTCATCGGCGCAACATAGCACCGCCGCTTCCGCCGTCTCGCAGACGTTACACTGAATCTTCATCCTTTATCACCAAAATCTTCTAAACGATTCAAGGTCTCGAAGAAACGAAACTTCTCCTTTcgtttatttgatttgtttttttatatttttttattcactcGAAAGGATTGATGTCGGAGACTTCAGTTTTGTCTCCTCGAGGCCTTTGTCCGAAAGGAGAAATtttttgataataatatttttctagtCAAACTGGATTTTATTTAgagtttcttttatttataaattttctgaCTAACAAAGTTACAAATCTGTTCATTTGGATTCTAGATAAGTCGTAAAgggaaaaatatcatttaaattaattagataataaatAGTGGCGGTAGGAggatttgtatttcaaaaaaaaaagagagagggtCTTTGTGTATAACTTACAAAGTGGTGGGGTCGAATAGAAAATATTCTATAGCCTGATGAGTGAACAATGTGTATACACGTTAAGTGTCTTAATTGCATGGAGACCATCTCTGCTGTGTCAAGCTGTACATTAGGCTTATTAGCAAAAGATTGTAGAGCTTAGGTCCCAAACCAAAGGCTGCGCCAAGCCTAACCAGTAAGCTCATCTCTCCATCACTTGAATTGTCGTGAACTTCATGCTCAAAAgatcttttgtttcaaaatgatgAGGTCgataatatacataatatcaTGTAAATTGATTCAACCTATTTAACCCAAAATTGAGcatgaaaaggaaaattattggTATAAAAATTAATCGATATTCAAATTACATAGCTTAATTTTGAAcccaaaaaaaagtatataagaTGAAAGTGATACAACTATACAAGTAGAATAATATCAGTCTACCACTTCATTTTGACCACTTTTAGGAAGaatcttttttaatttattttacttataaaaGTTTGTCCCGGTTCATGCATTAAAATCTACATGATAGCGAAatgttttatagaaaaatatccCATCATATGATATCAAGATTATATTAATACACGTATGATTAACAGGAAGAACATCAATCAATCATTAAGGTCCCATTTGAAAAAAGATATTTCACCAAAATTAACAATTTGCACGGATAAAGAGAAAAATCTAGATGATATCGATATTATTTCTCTTAATTCAAGAGGATCAGATACATCCACGTTCGTGGTTTGAGAAAGATAGCTACTCCAATTAAACTTCTCAAGGCACCAAAGATTCAAGAATCAACGAATCTTTCGGACCAAAAGAACCTTTACCATATCTATACACAAGTGGCTCGAAAGTCTCTCTCAATGTactaactctaaactctatgaACAAACCTACCAAATCTAGTATCTTGATCTGATTTGACTAAAGCCTTGAAACAAGAAAATGTCTGAAAGAATGAAGATGTTGAGCGCAGTGCCGTGCGAAGAATTTTAGGGGCCTAAggcaagttttaaaaataaatttatttataaccgtaataaaaacaattttctaatataatatattattttcaccaAATACACAAGTTTAATACTCtaaaagaataagtttataacgtaaatatgatatattatgtcatatagaaaaaaatacatgaattcaaaaagtgagttaattaattttcgtaaaaatattttttttaataagtttaaaCCACTATactagaaattattttaaattttggggcCCTAAAAACAGTCATATTAATCGAAGGCCTGAGGCGAATGCCTTTTTCAATACACTGTAGGCACGCCTCTGGTTGAGCGACCTCCATAGACCCTCTGATTCTTTAAGAGGCTCTAAGCTTGAAAAACGTCAACAGATTTGGGCCCAACTAATATTCAACTTAACTGGCGTAACTGCAAATTCATCACagctaaaatttattaaagtgGCCCAGTTACCCAAATactatattatgaaaataataaaacgaagaaataaatcaagaaacaaatatatgaataaaaataaatattaactgTTTTCCAAATTTGATAAGATTAATTTGTTATATAATTTCTGAAACATGAGTAACAAGAAACCATATTTAAAAAGATTCTTGTAAATTTTAAGTAGTGAAGATGAATTCACTATTTTCATTTGTTTGTCACACACTATTTAGAaacagagattttttttttgggttcaaaAACCATAGATTTCAAGTGTAGTATTTTTGCATAGGATTACTACTGGCTCTTGGTGTTAAAAACTAATTTTCCAGTTTAATTATAGTTACTTTGAGAagatgttttagaattttatgtTTCTTGTCTGATCATTTTatgtttgaaaatttgaaaattcattaaaaatattgaaaatcagATCATCTGCGTATTTAAATACTTGAGAAGTTTGAAAATTGATTAAATGTAATTATACAAATTAAGATTTTGACAAAATGAGTTGGATAGCTTTAAACTTTTATGATCTCTTAAGCTAAGAAATATTCATTCATTACTAGAAAAATCATACATCACTTAGATCATCCcatcaaatacaaaaaaaaaaagcacactGCTTTCTTGAGTCACACGctacattttattcatttctGACCTTTCTTCCTCCACAAGTCACCAAACATCTTCATCCCTGAACCTTTCCTCTTCCCACTTCCTGACCCATCATCCCAATCATCAGCAGCCATTCCTGGTGATCCCACAAACCGCCCTGCAAAATGCTTCTCCATTGACCCGCACTGCTCTGAGAACCCACCATTCATCCCCATTCCTCCAGACAGAACCGCAGCTGCAGCATCTGCTGCTTTCTTCCATTGCTCGGTTTGCACTCTCAGCTTCTCCATCTCAGCTTCTAGACTCTCTTTTGCTTCTTCCACGGACTCAAGCTTCTTCTTTAGCTGCGCTGTGTTCTCATTACTTTCTTCCAGTTCTTCCCTAATCTGACTCACTTTCAAAGCTATCTCATCCTCTTTAGCCTTTGCGAAGGACATTTCTGAGCCTGTCTTCTTCAACTGATCCTTCAAGCTCTCGTTCTCCTTGTTGAGTGATACTCTTTCGATCTCCAGGTCGTAGAGTCTAGCTTTCAACACGTTGATTTGGTGTTcctcatcatcaacttcttttGCTTTCTCAACAGGAAGAACCTCGAAGACATCAGTCTCTTGACGTCCATCTCCAGGAATGTCGTCTCTCTCCAGAGCATTAGGGTTTGGTTTCTTGGATCTCTTCTTATGAAGCTCTTCTTGAACACGTTTCTTGGCAGCTTCGGCTTTGGACAACTGCTCTTTGAGCAATCTCAACTCATCTTGAGCTTGTCCTAGCTGTGACTCCAGGCCAGAGATGCGACTTCCAAGCTTCTTCTGAGTCAACGGATCACTGTGAGGCCCACCACTCCTCGGAGATCTACGGTTAGGACCAAGCTTTGGACTCCTGTCTGTAATTGGACGGTGGAGATGAGGCGGAGCAGAGGAAGCGGATGATGATAACCTCAGCCTTGGAGATTGCCTCTGAGGCAACTCTGAACCTCCTCTAACACTACTCATATCACAAGAAGGTACAAACGGTTGGAAGTTAACTCATGCCAGATATAGAAACTAACAGCAACAATGATTTCAAATACAATTCCAAAGTAAGAGAGTTTCTTGGAGAAGTTAAAACTAGTTACCTTGGTTTTGGCATCATGATTTTCAAATTGTAGAGTCTCCAAGGATTATAATCTGATGAAAATTAAAGCATTAATTCCTCAGAATAAAGCAgctatacatatttatatgaacttcttctttgtttatttacttGGACGCACGACTCACATATAAGAATTGTGTGAGCCACGCGCAACCAAGTGCGAGTGTCTTTGTTAAAGATGACTTCACTATCGAAGTCAAACAGAGAAGTGTGTGTACAGTAAATAAAAGTAAAGTCATAACTTTTTCTTTCACTCACTCAATCGCATTACAAGATTCAATAGAGAAGTTACTATGTTCCATTTCTCATACACAGAAAAGAAATATCGAGGTAGTCAAAACGTTGAAACTAAcctttgaagaagatgaggagaaTGTAGAAATATGACTAGTTTGCAAGTGAACACGAGGGAGTTAATAAGAAAGAAGAGGAAATGTTTTGAATGTTCAGGTTTGATTACTTTGGTTAATAAGAACAAGAACACAAAGACAAGAAAGCTCAAAATATGGAGAAAAGATAAAAGGTCGTATAGCTTTTGTTGTTATTGTTCTGACTTCTGAGAGCGagagtgaagaaggagagagagagagtggagaTTTATTTCGAGGCACTTCTCTCAATCCAAGAATAAGAGAGACGTTTGAAGATTTTGAAATAAAGCTAATCCATTGGtggttgcacaaaaaaaaagaccattGGTTATGAAAAGGACCAAAGTGTAATCTTACTGTCTTGGAGGGTTAGGTCCCACATTTACACTGTAATCATAATGTCTTTTCACTTTTATTACATTATGATTCCGCATCCTTTGCATGATTGATTTTGAGTGATACAAACATGACATATAAAGTATCTTatgcaaaataattatatgaaatgATAATTGTAACAATGTGATAACATATAGCATCTAATAATTTGGAGCTGGATTTGAAACATTTATTTTATGTCTACTTTTCTAAACCTTTTCTTATGAAAACAAGTAAGAAATGGTGTagtaatttagatatatatatatctgataAATTCTGCCACATTTTATGTGTGCACCCATTCATCAATAGGTCTgacattgtttttttcttttgtcggtTTCCACAAAGTTCAAacttttttctatatatattgttaataaaattatgtattCCAACgttctcttttaaaaatttttttgataTGTAGCTTCataaacaaatatttgaaaaataaaataatgcaCTTTCAAGTTTCCACGAAAAAAGTTTCCACAAAAAAAGAGTTTGGAGATTTATAACAGTGTCATTACCATATCATACTATATATTAAGTTTTGGTAATTTTCACAAACATTGTGTAAAAGCATTTTATTgagtaattttttatatatttttgtttattacacTATTTTTCGTTcaattttagagtaaaatatataatgatattGGAAATGCTCTAAAAAAATGGCCATGGATATATTCAAACCCTTCTCCCCCTCCCATAAAAACGTTACATTCAAATATGTCACAAGATAGAACCATTACTAACGACCGGTTGGCTATATTTTAAGTATGAGTAAAccataacataaataaaagttaatagtaaagccctttttcaaaaacGAAAGAGtaaaagttaatatattttaaaactataaaacaatATGTATGTAAATTATACGTGCCACTATGATTTGTGAGAGAGTAAGTAGCAACTAACTAGTAACAGCCAcctttaacttttgtttttatgatgatgatgttggTTATATTATGACTCGAATATGTTATTGTTTAATTGCTAATCATAAATTATCGTCACAATTATGACCTTAACGAACCATAAAATACATGTCGACAAGAAAACCCTAAAAGGCTTAAACCCTTAGGAAAATTGTATGTCTCCAATTTTGACTTTCTCTTCTCACTCTTTTAGTATCAAAGAGACAAAACACATGTGATCTTCACTATTTGTCTATGAAAGATCCAACAGAAGAACAATAGAGATATGATAACATAAGAGGCACTTGAAACAAACAAACtttttctattaaaactgaaaattctgttcttttttttttgttcttcccATACGAACAAACATTATATGAATGAAGTGATAATAATCATCAGATTCAAACCCATGAGAATTTCCATTACTACCCTATCTATTGCCAAGTAACTTCAGTTGGTGCACTTGTTGTCGTGGCATGAACCTCAGCCAAAGAAACAGCCATAGCCCTCATCATCTGCTCTTAAAAACTCTCTGAAGCAATGAcccgaggaggaggaggtggaaaGTTGTGGAAACTCTCACCGTTCATGTAAGAGCTTACATAGCTGTTGCTCCTTGTTTCTCCCATCTCGTTGCTGTTGTGGTAATGATTATTATGACAATGGTTGTCAATGTCATCTGTCTCTTGTTCTATGTCATAGTAGATGTCGTAATTGCCAGGAAGCATATTGTATGAAGAAACGTTGACGTTGTGGTTGTGATTAGAGGATTTACCAACCATTTTCTGACGTTCAGCAAGTGCGGCGATTGCACAAGCAAGACCACCAGATGATAAAGAAGGCGTTGCTGGTTCTACAACGGGAAGCCACCAGTGGTGACAAAGAAACATAGCTATGATCTTCTTCTGGTACATACTGCCTTAAAGGTGTCATATCCTCACTGTCCGAAGTACTCTGCATCCATGTTTCCTGTGTTAGAATATAAAGTAAAAGGccatgaaaattgaaaatttgagACGAGAGGTACAAAGTTCATTAGACAgctaacaaaacaaaacaatcgtTACCTGATTAGAGAGCCATATTGCTTCCATGACCATTAACTCTTCAATTGATGGTTTTTGCTGCAAAAACCAAGGCACACAAAATGAAGCCTATCAAAATGATAAACATATGTTTCTGATTTGAAGATTTAACACAAAACCGACCTGCAGCTGAACAGTGTTCGAATTCACCAGTAATTGCGCTTGTACTAGAGGAACATAATTCCAGACGTTTCTGCAATTTATCTTCATAATCCTGCTTTTCATTCTGCATCATCCTTATTCTGGCTTCTATAACTCGTTGCTCTTCCTACAAAAAGTATACAAAGACAGAGCATTACATATAAATAAAGCCATTAGAACAAACTTTAGTGAGAACCATTCCTGTGAATGATTATAGATTTCTTACAACTTGTTCAATGCTCTTCTCCTCCTTTGTCTTTACTCCACGGTACTCAACAGCATAGTTCGGTGTTTTACAAAAGGGGCACCTCACTATGTTAAGGAATACACAATAATAGAAGATCCATCCAAACTAATAATAGAACACAAGTCTCCAAAAGTTAATACACAGGACCAAGATTTAAGGATACTGAGTAGGTCTAGCCGAATTATAAGACAAAGGAGGAGAAGGGCATTGAACAAGTTGTAAGAAATCTATAATCATTCACAGGAATGGTTCTCTCTAAAGTTTGTTCTAATGGCTTTATTCGTATGTAATGTTCTGTCTTTGTTATCATATAAAGCTTGGTCGATTGGCTTTGTTCATGTGTAATGTT comes from the Brassica napus cultivar Da-Ae chromosome A7, Da-Ae, whole genome shotgun sequence genome and includes:
- the LOC106379327 gene encoding interactor of constitutive active ROPs 4-like — protein: MMPKPSVRGGSELPQRQSPRLRLSSSASSAPPHLHRPITDRSPKLGPNRRSPRSGGPHSDPLTQKKLGSRISGLESQLGQAQDELRLLKEQLSKAEAAKKRVQEELHKKRSKKPNPNALERDDIPGDGRQETDVFEVLPVEKAKEVDDEEHQINVLKARLYDLEIERVSLNKENESLKDQLKKTGSEMSFAKAKEDEIALKVSQIREELEESNENTAQLKKKLESVEEAKESLEAEMEKLRVQTEQWKKAADAAAAVLSGGMGMNGGFSEQCGSMEKHFAGRFVGSPGMAADDWDDGSGSGKRKGSGMKMFGDLWRKKGQK